The following are from one region of the Bradyrhizobium septentrionale genome:
- the guaB gene encoding IMP dehydrogenase codes for MATGFQAIREAYTFDDVLLKPGLSDILPSEADIRSRVTRAIQLNIPIMASAMDTVTEARMAIAMAQAGGLGVIHRNFDPEGQAAQVRQVKKFESGMVVNPLTIGPDATLSDALSLMKDHGISGIPVVTGAAKNLPGKLVGILTNRDVRFATDPRQKVSELMTHENLVTVREGVSQDEAKRMLHQHRIEKLVVVDDQYRCVGLITVKDMEKAVAHPLACKDAQGRLRVAAATTVGETGYERTERLIDAGVDVVVVDTAHGHSRHVLNAVNRIKRLSNAVQVVAGNVATEGGAQALIDAGADCIKVGIGPGSICTTRIVAGVGVPQLTAIMDAVAAAKKADIPVIADGGIKYSGDLAKALAAGADIAMVGSLLAGTDETPGEVFLWQGRSYKAYRGMGSVGAMARGSADRYFQQDIKDTLKLVPEGIEGQVPYKGPVGNVMHQLAGGLRAAMGYVGARNIADFHDKAEFVRITGAGLRESHVHDVTITREAPNYPGGV; via the coding sequence ATGGCCACGGGATTTCAGGCTATCCGCGAAGCCTACACGTTCGACGATGTGCTTCTGAAGCCCGGCCTGTCGGACATTCTTCCCTCGGAGGCAGACATTCGCTCGCGCGTCACCCGCGCGATCCAGCTCAACATCCCGATCATGGCGTCCGCAATGGACACCGTCACCGAGGCGCGCATGGCGATCGCAATGGCGCAGGCCGGCGGCCTCGGCGTCATCCATCGCAATTTCGATCCCGAAGGCCAGGCCGCCCAGGTGCGGCAGGTGAAGAAATTCGAATCCGGCATGGTGGTCAATCCGCTCACCATCGGTCCCGACGCCACGCTGTCGGATGCGCTGTCGCTGATGAAGGACCACGGCATCTCCGGCATCCCGGTCGTGACAGGTGCGGCCAAGAATTTACCGGGCAAGCTGGTCGGCATCCTGACCAACCGCGACGTGCGCTTCGCAACCGATCCGCGGCAGAAGGTTTCTGAGCTGATGACGCACGAGAACCTCGTCACGGTGCGCGAGGGCGTCAGCCAGGACGAGGCGAAGCGGATGCTGCATCAGCACCGCATCGAGAAGCTCGTTGTCGTCGACGATCAATATCGCTGCGTCGGCCTGATCACCGTCAAGGACATGGAAAAGGCGGTCGCCCATCCGCTCGCCTGCAAGGACGCGCAGGGCCGGCTCCGTGTCGCCGCCGCCACCACGGTCGGCGAGACCGGATATGAGCGCACCGAGCGGCTGATCGATGCCGGCGTCGACGTCGTCGTGGTCGATACCGCGCACGGTCACTCCCGGCATGTGCTCAACGCCGTCAACCGCATCAAGCGGCTGTCCAATGCGGTGCAGGTCGTCGCCGGCAACGTCGCCACCGAAGGCGGCGCGCAGGCCCTGATCGACGCGGGTGCCGACTGCATCAAGGTCGGCATCGGCCCGGGCTCGATCTGCACCACGCGCATCGTCGCCGGCGTCGGCGTGCCGCAGCTCACCGCAATCATGGATGCGGTTGCGGCGGCGAAGAAGGCCGACATCCCGGTCATCGCCGACGGCGGCATCAAATATTCCGGCGACCTCGCCAAGGCGCTCGCCGCCGGCGCCGACATCGCGATGGTCGGCTCGCTGCTCGCCGGCACCGACGAGACGCCCGGCGAAGTCTTCCTGTGGCAGGGCCGCTCCTACAAGGCCTATCGCGGCATGGGCTCGGTCGGCGCGATGGCGCGCGGCTCGGCCGACCGCTACTTCCAGCAGGACATCAAGGACACGCTGAAGCTCGTGCCCGAAGGCATCGAGGGCCAGGTGCCTTACAAGGGCCCGGTCGGCAACGTGATGCATCAGCTCGCCGGCGGCCTTCGCGCCGCGATGGGCTATGTCGGCGCCCGCAACATCGCTGACTTCCACGACAAGGCCGAGTTCGTCCGCATCACCGGCGCGGGCCTGCGCGAGAGCCACGTCCACGACGTGACCATCACGCGCGAAGCCCCGAACTATCCGGGCGGGGTGTAA